The Macrobrachium rosenbergii isolate ZJJX-2024 chromosome 56, ASM4041242v1, whole genome shotgun sequence genome includes a region encoding these proteins:
- the LOC136836102 gene encoding uncharacterized protein isoform X1, which produces MLSLKGLERILGLVNDETGDGDDDSLGVLQTGSLKEKNARHLQALRSFIGNLVDQAERACGCDCHKPPSLLLVGPPGAGKTYLVKQMGNVCEMPLYGVHTNQVHSALAVRKLFDQARDNYPSLVFMDDVDAIFSNHDEEPSCSSQIQAIRDELFAQLGSRKLKIDDPKSSRNPTNCVLSSGGGRGATNGVDGSRASSRASSSHSRPQPSAPPDDEEDVFQDDDSSYPDNNGIIVVAATSTPWLLYKDHELLSRFRGVYLVGLPDKQTRYNLLKSLFQNVHHNLTDQDIMVVAEKTEGFTPADLMVVVKTLTYRQFSFLLSMTTHGGSVGSSSEMGSSGSQTPLSSEMSETASESDLDGLPESEGHLKRGTVSASAVAAAMAAAAASGAVPKKDIRPTASSHEKKTVPPPTNKPPITLLTNDWDSESEEEEGEVGNPQDKLDHKQKESMVQKMKAKDSRLPTRVLDDSLVLNTPSTSDIKKSPRDGMSVPSPDSAIGMSKGSEDFIEPKISARLEKTEGPCRTPSESSSSGVTSSGCDSSDSSAIVDDRVQDTCSPPPISSDSETDGDETVVSPSVDSERTTEEKPKESSEEEVKAEKDSIEKEEVIKCDGAQGMVGENKEDLNNEIRNVDEEDRSIGTPVEFELHYSEPPEPMRDDNCAIDSDSDNEISETPRSRGRRVAFSGMSPMEPLSVDVGNDCGPPNVSLDDLPPNITLASSNLPDSHRQESAPNAILLSLLARPSPARSDRHDHPLGEPSDLASFLHPDPDLDENKTSTPIEPLGTLTPTPNLTPTPTPTPSEGSSHNGTVGSSGSGTHASAGSTSSEVHKKEDSDSSFDHSDGHTVPSSDISTATCNETGETMECRTDSDERLQELDDPHDHPDSARGNETKSMARGGLNSLLNIEGLENLTIQIITLAEVLEVVSSGYRSVSDEEIKRYTDFMVWFSNVAKSACPHSKEGSKTANAPPLDDISLDSTVYDTPSIIKKRKGPLRKLGRFLLKALMFILD; this is translated from the exons CCTCCTGGAGCAGGAAAGACATACCTGGTGAAACAGATGGGAAATGTGTGCGAAATGCCGCTTTATGGCGTCCATACCAACCAGGTCCACAGTGCACTAGCAGTACGCAAACTTTTCGACCAAGCCCGGGACAACTACCCATCTCTAGTCTTTATGGATGACGTGGATGCCATCTTCTCGAACCATGACGAAGAGCCGAGCTGCTCTTCTCAGATCCAGGCAATTCGAGATGAGCTCTTCGCCCAGCTGGGCTCCCGAAAGTTGAAAATTGATGATCCCAAGTCCTCCAGAAATCCCACGAACTGCGTCCTCAGCAGTGGTGGGGGCCGAGGAGCGACAAATGGAGTAGATGGAAGTAGAGCATCAAGCAGGGCTTCTTCCAGCCATTCCAGACCCCAACCCTCGGCCCCACCCGACGATGAAGAGGACGTCTTTCAGGATGATGATAGTTCGTACCCTGACAACAATGGCATAATTGTTGTGGCTGCCACTAGCACTCCTTGGCTCCTCTATAAG GATCATGAACTGTTAAGTCGCTTTCGTGGGGTCTATCTTGTTGGCCTTCCAGATAAACAAACAAGATACAACCTTTTgaagtctctttttcaaaatgtaCACCATAATCTCACAGACCAAGATATTATGGTTGTGGCAGAAAAGACAGAAGG aTTCACGCCTGCTGACTTGATGGTAGTGGTAAAGACTTTAACATATCgccagttttcatttcttttgtcgaTGACAACGCATGGTGGGTCTGTTGGGTCATCAAGTGAAATGGGTTCCTCTGGGTCACAAACCCCACTTTCTTCAGAGATGTCAGAA ACTGCTTCAGAATCTGATTTAGATGGACTCCCTGAGTCAGAGGGCCATTTGAAGCGTGGCACTGTTTCAGCATCAGCAGTAGCTGCTGCAATGGCTGCAGCTGCTGCCAGTGGAgctgttccaaagaaagacatCAGGCCAACTGCCAGCAGCCATGAGAAGAAGACAGTACCACCACCAACTAACAAACCACCAATCACTTTACTCACAAATGACTGGGACTCAGAAtctgaagaggaggaaggggaagttgGAAATCCACAAGATAAGCTAGACCACAAACAAAAGGAATCCATGGTACAG aaaatgaaagctAAGGATTCAAGGCTACCAACACGTGTTTTGGACGATTCTTTGGTTTTGAATACACCCAGTACTTCAGACATAAAGAAAAGCCCAAGGGATGGTATGAGTGTACCGTCTCCAGATTCTGCCATAGGCATGTCCAAGGGCAGTGAAGATTTCATAGAACCGAAGATCTCAGCTAGGTTAGAAAAGACTGAGGGTCCTTGTAGGACACCTTCAGAGAGCAGTAGTAGTGGAGTTACGTCCTCAGGCTGTGATAGTAGTGATAGCAGTGCAATAGTTGATGACAGAGTGCAAGATACTTGCAGTCCACCTCCCATCAGTAGTGACAGTGAAACTGATGGAGATGAGACTGTGGTTTCTCCTAGTGTAGACAGTGAAAGGACTACAGAGGAAAAGCCTAAAGAATCATCTGAAGAAGAAGTTAAGGCTGAAAAGGACAGCATAGAAAAGGAAGAGGTAATTAAATGTGATGGTGCTCAGGGGATGGTTGGGGAAAATAAGGAAGACTTAAATAATGAAATTCGTAATGTTGACGAGGAGGATAGGTCAATTGGTACTCCTGTGGAGTTTGAACTGCATTACAGTGAGCCTCCTGAACCTATGCGTGATGACAACTGTGCCATTGATAGTGACAGTGACAATGAGATATCAGAAACCCCTCGTTCAAGGGGTCGACGCGTTGCATTTTCTGGAATGTCTCCAATGGAACCACTTTCAGTAGATGTAGGGAATGATTGTGGACCCCCGAATGTCTCACTTGATGACCTACCACCTAATATAACATTAGCATCATCAAATCTCCCAGACAGTCATCGCCAGGAATCAGCTCCTAATGCTATTCTTTTGAGTCTTTTGGCAAGACCTTCCCCAGCCAGGTCAGATCGTCATGACCATCCACTGGGTGAACCCTCAGATCTAGCTTCCTTTTTGCACCCAGATCCTGATCTTGATGAAAACAAAACCTCCACTCCAATTGAACCCCTTGGAACCCTCACCCCAACTCCCAATTTGACACCAACACCCACACCTACACCGAGTGAAGGATCAAGTCACAATGGCACTGTGGGTAGTTCAGGCAGTGGCACCCATGCATCAGCTGGTTCCACGAGCAGTGAG GTCCACAAAAAGGAAGACAGTGACTCTTCCTTTGACCATAGTGATGGTCACACAGTTCCTTCTTCAGATATCTCCACAGCAACATGCAATGAAACtg GAGAGACCATGGAATGTCGAACAGATTCTGATGAACGACTGCAAGAATTAGATGATCCCCATGATCATCCAGATTCTGCTCGTGGAAATGAAACCAAGTCAATGGCTAGAGGAGGATTGAACTCCCTTTTGAATATAGAGGGTTTAGAGAACTTAACCATACAGATCATTACTTTG gCTGAAGTTCTTGAGGTAGTTTCAAGTGGCTATAGAAGTGTCAGTGATGAAGAAATCAAGCGATATACGGATTTTATGGTGTGGTTTTCAAATGTGGCTAAGTCTGCTTGTCCACATTCGAAAGAAG gttcTAAGACGGCAAATGCTCCTCCCTTGGATGATATCAGTTTAGATTCTACTGTTTATGATACGCCAAGCATCATAAAGAAACGAAAAGGGCCTCTTCGGAAGTTGGGCCGGTTTCTTCTTAAAGCATTGATGTTCATACTAGATTGA
- the LOC136836102 gene encoding uncharacterized protein isoform X2 has translation MLSLKGLERILGLVNDETGDGDDDSLGVLQTGSLKEKNARHLQALRSFIGNLVDQAERACGCDCHKPPSLLLVGPPGAGKTYLVKQMGNVCEMPLYGVHTNQVHSALAVRKLFDQARDNYPSLVFMDDVDAIFSNHDEEPSCSSQIQAIRDELFAQLGSRKLKIDDPKSSRNPTNCVLSSGGGRGATNGVDGSRASSRASSSHSRPQPSAPPDDEEDVFQDDDSSYPDNNGIIVVAATSTPWLLYKDHELLSRFRGVYLVGLPDKQTRYNLLKSLFQNVHHNLTDQDIMVVAEKTEGFTPADLMVVVKTLTYRQFSFLLSMTTHGGSVGSSSEMGSSGSQTPLSSEMSETASESDLDGLPESEGHLKRGTVSASAVAAAMAAAAASGAVPKKDIRPTASSHEKKTVPPPTNKPPITLLTNDWDSESEEEEGEVGNPQDKLDHKQKESMKMKAKDSRLPTRVLDDSLVLNTPSTSDIKKSPRDGMSVPSPDSAIGMSKGSEDFIEPKISARLEKTEGPCRTPSESSSSGVTSSGCDSSDSSAIVDDRVQDTCSPPPISSDSETDGDETVVSPSVDSERTTEEKPKESSEEEVKAEKDSIEKEEVIKCDGAQGMVGENKEDLNNEIRNVDEEDRSIGTPVEFELHYSEPPEPMRDDNCAIDSDSDNEISETPRSRGRRVAFSGMSPMEPLSVDVGNDCGPPNVSLDDLPPNITLASSNLPDSHRQESAPNAILLSLLARPSPARSDRHDHPLGEPSDLASFLHPDPDLDENKTSTPIEPLGTLTPTPNLTPTPTPTPSEGSSHNGTVGSSGSGTHASAGSTSSEVHKKEDSDSSFDHSDGHTVPSSDISTATCNETGETMECRTDSDERLQELDDPHDHPDSARGNETKSMARGGLNSLLNIEGLENLTIQIITLAEVLEVVSSGYRSVSDEEIKRYTDFMVWFSNVAKSACPHSKEGSKTANAPPLDDISLDSTVYDTPSIIKKRKGPLRKLGRFLLKALMFILD, from the exons CCTCCTGGAGCAGGAAAGACATACCTGGTGAAACAGATGGGAAATGTGTGCGAAATGCCGCTTTATGGCGTCCATACCAACCAGGTCCACAGTGCACTAGCAGTACGCAAACTTTTCGACCAAGCCCGGGACAACTACCCATCTCTAGTCTTTATGGATGACGTGGATGCCATCTTCTCGAACCATGACGAAGAGCCGAGCTGCTCTTCTCAGATCCAGGCAATTCGAGATGAGCTCTTCGCCCAGCTGGGCTCCCGAAAGTTGAAAATTGATGATCCCAAGTCCTCCAGAAATCCCACGAACTGCGTCCTCAGCAGTGGTGGGGGCCGAGGAGCGACAAATGGAGTAGATGGAAGTAGAGCATCAAGCAGGGCTTCTTCCAGCCATTCCAGACCCCAACCCTCGGCCCCACCCGACGATGAAGAGGACGTCTTTCAGGATGATGATAGTTCGTACCCTGACAACAATGGCATAATTGTTGTGGCTGCCACTAGCACTCCTTGGCTCCTCTATAAG GATCATGAACTGTTAAGTCGCTTTCGTGGGGTCTATCTTGTTGGCCTTCCAGATAAACAAACAAGATACAACCTTTTgaagtctctttttcaaaatgtaCACCATAATCTCACAGACCAAGATATTATGGTTGTGGCAGAAAAGACAGAAGG aTTCACGCCTGCTGACTTGATGGTAGTGGTAAAGACTTTAACATATCgccagttttcatttcttttgtcgaTGACAACGCATGGTGGGTCTGTTGGGTCATCAAGTGAAATGGGTTCCTCTGGGTCACAAACCCCACTTTCTTCAGAGATGTCAGAA ACTGCTTCAGAATCTGATTTAGATGGACTCCCTGAGTCAGAGGGCCATTTGAAGCGTGGCACTGTTTCAGCATCAGCAGTAGCTGCTGCAATGGCTGCAGCTGCTGCCAGTGGAgctgttccaaagaaagacatCAGGCCAACTGCCAGCAGCCATGAGAAGAAGACAGTACCACCACCAACTAACAAACCACCAATCACTTTACTCACAAATGACTGGGACTCAGAAtctgaagaggaggaaggggaagttgGAAATCCACAAGATAAGCTAGACCACAAACAAAAGGAATCCATG aaaatgaaagctAAGGATTCAAGGCTACCAACACGTGTTTTGGACGATTCTTTGGTTTTGAATACACCCAGTACTTCAGACATAAAGAAAAGCCCAAGGGATGGTATGAGTGTACCGTCTCCAGATTCTGCCATAGGCATGTCCAAGGGCAGTGAAGATTTCATAGAACCGAAGATCTCAGCTAGGTTAGAAAAGACTGAGGGTCCTTGTAGGACACCTTCAGAGAGCAGTAGTAGTGGAGTTACGTCCTCAGGCTGTGATAGTAGTGATAGCAGTGCAATAGTTGATGACAGAGTGCAAGATACTTGCAGTCCACCTCCCATCAGTAGTGACAGTGAAACTGATGGAGATGAGACTGTGGTTTCTCCTAGTGTAGACAGTGAAAGGACTACAGAGGAAAAGCCTAAAGAATCATCTGAAGAAGAAGTTAAGGCTGAAAAGGACAGCATAGAAAAGGAAGAGGTAATTAAATGTGATGGTGCTCAGGGGATGGTTGGGGAAAATAAGGAAGACTTAAATAATGAAATTCGTAATGTTGACGAGGAGGATAGGTCAATTGGTACTCCTGTGGAGTTTGAACTGCATTACAGTGAGCCTCCTGAACCTATGCGTGATGACAACTGTGCCATTGATAGTGACAGTGACAATGAGATATCAGAAACCCCTCGTTCAAGGGGTCGACGCGTTGCATTTTCTGGAATGTCTCCAATGGAACCACTTTCAGTAGATGTAGGGAATGATTGTGGACCCCCGAATGTCTCACTTGATGACCTACCACCTAATATAACATTAGCATCATCAAATCTCCCAGACAGTCATCGCCAGGAATCAGCTCCTAATGCTATTCTTTTGAGTCTTTTGGCAAGACCTTCCCCAGCCAGGTCAGATCGTCATGACCATCCACTGGGTGAACCCTCAGATCTAGCTTCCTTTTTGCACCCAGATCCTGATCTTGATGAAAACAAAACCTCCACTCCAATTGAACCCCTTGGAACCCTCACCCCAACTCCCAATTTGACACCAACACCCACACCTACACCGAGTGAAGGATCAAGTCACAATGGCACTGTGGGTAGTTCAGGCAGTGGCACCCATGCATCAGCTGGTTCCACGAGCAGTGAG GTCCACAAAAAGGAAGACAGTGACTCTTCCTTTGACCATAGTGATGGTCACACAGTTCCTTCTTCAGATATCTCCACAGCAACATGCAATGAAACtg GAGAGACCATGGAATGTCGAACAGATTCTGATGAACGACTGCAAGAATTAGATGATCCCCATGATCATCCAGATTCTGCTCGTGGAAATGAAACCAAGTCAATGGCTAGAGGAGGATTGAACTCCCTTTTGAATATAGAGGGTTTAGAGAACTTAACCATACAGATCATTACTTTG gCTGAAGTTCTTGAGGTAGTTTCAAGTGGCTATAGAAGTGTCAGTGATGAAGAAATCAAGCGATATACGGATTTTATGGTGTGGTTTTCAAATGTGGCTAAGTCTGCTTGTCCACATTCGAAAGAAG gttcTAAGACGGCAAATGCTCCTCCCTTGGATGATATCAGTTTAGATTCTACTGTTTATGATACGCCAAGCATCATAAAGAAACGAAAAGGGCCTCTTCGGAAGTTGGGCCGGTTTCTTCTTAAAGCATTGATGTTCATACTAGATTGA
- the LOC136836102 gene encoding uncharacterized protein isoform X5, giving the protein MNMDVQSLRHLQALRSFIGNLVDQAERACGCDCHKPPSLLLVGPPGAGKTYLVKQMGNVCEMPLYGVHTNQVHSALAVRKLFDQARDNYPSLVFMDDVDAIFSNHDEEPSCSSQIQAIRDELFAQLGSRKLKIDDPKSSRNPTNCVLSSGGGRGATNGVDGSRASSRASSSHSRPQPSAPPDDEEDVFQDDDSSYPDNNGIIVVAATSTPWLLYKDHELLSRFRGVYLVGLPDKQTRYNLLKSLFQNVHHNLTDQDIMVVAEKTEGFTPADLMVVVKTLTYRQFSFLLSMTTHGGSVGSSSEMGSSGSQTPLSSEMSETASESDLDGLPESEGHLKRGTVSASAVAAAMAAAAASGAVPKKDIRPTASSHEKKTVPPPTNKPPITLLTNDWDSESEEEEGEVGNPQDKLDHKQKESMVQKMKAKDSRLPTRVLDDSLVLNTPSTSDIKKSPRDGMSVPSPDSAIGMSKGSEDFIEPKISARLEKTEGPCRTPSESSSSGVTSSGCDSSDSSAIVDDRVQDTCSPPPISSDSETDGDETVVSPSVDSERTTEEKPKESSEEEVKAEKDSIEKEEVIKCDGAQGMVGENKEDLNNEIRNVDEEDRSIGTPVEFELHYSEPPEPMRDDNCAIDSDSDNEISETPRSRGRRVAFSGMSPMEPLSVDVGNDCGPPNVSLDDLPPNITLASSNLPDSHRQESAPNAILLSLLARPSPARSDRHDHPLGEPSDLASFLHPDPDLDENKTSTPIEPLGTLTPTPNLTPTPTPTPSEGSSHNGTVGSSGSGTHASAGSTSSEVHKKEDSDSSFDHSDGHTVPSSDISTATCNETGETMECRTDSDERLQELDDPHDHPDSARGNETKSMARGGLNSLLNIEGLENLTIQIITLAEVLEVVSSGYRSVSDEEIKRYTDFMVWFSNVAKSACPHSKEGSKTANAPPLDDISLDSTVYDTPSIIKKRKGPLRKLGRFLLKALMFILD; this is encoded by the exons CCTCCTGGAGCAGGAAAGACATACCTGGTGAAACAGATGGGAAATGTGTGCGAAATGCCGCTTTATGGCGTCCATACCAACCAGGTCCACAGTGCACTAGCAGTACGCAAACTTTTCGACCAAGCCCGGGACAACTACCCATCTCTAGTCTTTATGGATGACGTGGATGCCATCTTCTCGAACCATGACGAAGAGCCGAGCTGCTCTTCTCAGATCCAGGCAATTCGAGATGAGCTCTTCGCCCAGCTGGGCTCCCGAAAGTTGAAAATTGATGATCCCAAGTCCTCCAGAAATCCCACGAACTGCGTCCTCAGCAGTGGTGGGGGCCGAGGAGCGACAAATGGAGTAGATGGAAGTAGAGCATCAAGCAGGGCTTCTTCCAGCCATTCCAGACCCCAACCCTCGGCCCCACCCGACGATGAAGAGGACGTCTTTCAGGATGATGATAGTTCGTACCCTGACAACAATGGCATAATTGTTGTGGCTGCCACTAGCACTCCTTGGCTCCTCTATAAG GATCATGAACTGTTAAGTCGCTTTCGTGGGGTCTATCTTGTTGGCCTTCCAGATAAACAAACAAGATACAACCTTTTgaagtctctttttcaaaatgtaCACCATAATCTCACAGACCAAGATATTATGGTTGTGGCAGAAAAGACAGAAGG aTTCACGCCTGCTGACTTGATGGTAGTGGTAAAGACTTTAACATATCgccagttttcatttcttttgtcgaTGACAACGCATGGTGGGTCTGTTGGGTCATCAAGTGAAATGGGTTCCTCTGGGTCACAAACCCCACTTTCTTCAGAGATGTCAGAA ACTGCTTCAGAATCTGATTTAGATGGACTCCCTGAGTCAGAGGGCCATTTGAAGCGTGGCACTGTTTCAGCATCAGCAGTAGCTGCTGCAATGGCTGCAGCTGCTGCCAGTGGAgctgttccaaagaaagacatCAGGCCAACTGCCAGCAGCCATGAGAAGAAGACAGTACCACCACCAACTAACAAACCACCAATCACTTTACTCACAAATGACTGGGACTCAGAAtctgaagaggaggaaggggaagttgGAAATCCACAAGATAAGCTAGACCACAAACAAAAGGAATCCATGGTACAG aaaatgaaagctAAGGATTCAAGGCTACCAACACGTGTTTTGGACGATTCTTTGGTTTTGAATACACCCAGTACTTCAGACATAAAGAAAAGCCCAAGGGATGGTATGAGTGTACCGTCTCCAGATTCTGCCATAGGCATGTCCAAGGGCAGTGAAGATTTCATAGAACCGAAGATCTCAGCTAGGTTAGAAAAGACTGAGGGTCCTTGTAGGACACCTTCAGAGAGCAGTAGTAGTGGAGTTACGTCCTCAGGCTGTGATAGTAGTGATAGCAGTGCAATAGTTGATGACAGAGTGCAAGATACTTGCAGTCCACCTCCCATCAGTAGTGACAGTGAAACTGATGGAGATGAGACTGTGGTTTCTCCTAGTGTAGACAGTGAAAGGACTACAGAGGAAAAGCCTAAAGAATCATCTGAAGAAGAAGTTAAGGCTGAAAAGGACAGCATAGAAAAGGAAGAGGTAATTAAATGTGATGGTGCTCAGGGGATGGTTGGGGAAAATAAGGAAGACTTAAATAATGAAATTCGTAATGTTGACGAGGAGGATAGGTCAATTGGTACTCCTGTGGAGTTTGAACTGCATTACAGTGAGCCTCCTGAACCTATGCGTGATGACAACTGTGCCATTGATAGTGACAGTGACAATGAGATATCAGAAACCCCTCGTTCAAGGGGTCGACGCGTTGCATTTTCTGGAATGTCTCCAATGGAACCACTTTCAGTAGATGTAGGGAATGATTGTGGACCCCCGAATGTCTCACTTGATGACCTACCACCTAATATAACATTAGCATCATCAAATCTCCCAGACAGTCATCGCCAGGAATCAGCTCCTAATGCTATTCTTTTGAGTCTTTTGGCAAGACCTTCCCCAGCCAGGTCAGATCGTCATGACCATCCACTGGGTGAACCCTCAGATCTAGCTTCCTTTTTGCACCCAGATCCTGATCTTGATGAAAACAAAACCTCCACTCCAATTGAACCCCTTGGAACCCTCACCCCAACTCCCAATTTGACACCAACACCCACACCTACACCGAGTGAAGGATCAAGTCACAATGGCACTGTGGGTAGTTCAGGCAGTGGCACCCATGCATCAGCTGGTTCCACGAGCAGTGAG GTCCACAAAAAGGAAGACAGTGACTCTTCCTTTGACCATAGTGATGGTCACACAGTTCCTTCTTCAGATATCTCCACAGCAACATGCAATGAAACtg GAGAGACCATGGAATGTCGAACAGATTCTGATGAACGACTGCAAGAATTAGATGATCCCCATGATCATCCAGATTCTGCTCGTGGAAATGAAACCAAGTCAATGGCTAGAGGAGGATTGAACTCCCTTTTGAATATAGAGGGTTTAGAGAACTTAACCATACAGATCATTACTTTG gCTGAAGTTCTTGAGGTAGTTTCAAGTGGCTATAGAAGTGTCAGTGATGAAGAAATCAAGCGATATACGGATTTTATGGTGTGGTTTTCAAATGTGGCTAAGTCTGCTTGTCCACATTCGAAAGAAG gttcTAAGACGGCAAATGCTCCTCCCTTGGATGATATCAGTTTAGATTCTACTGTTTATGATACGCCAAGCATCATAAAGAAACGAAAAGGGCCTCTTCGGAAGTTGGGCCGGTTTCTTCTTAAAGCATTGATGTTCATACTAGATTGA